TTGAAAGAAAAGACGATATTGCAGTTGCAGTAAAACGTGAATTGAACGAAGCAATGTCAACTTACGGATATGATATCATCAATACTTTGGTTACTGATATTGATCCGGACATCCAGGTAAAAAATGCCATGAACAGAATCAACGCTGCTGACAGAGAAAAAACAGCAGCAGAATTTGAAGCAGAAAGTTCAAGAATTAGAATCGTTGCAAAAGCAAAAGCTGAAGCAGAAAGTAAACGTTTACAAGGACAAGGTATTGCAGATCAACGTCGTGAAATTGCAAGAGGTTTGGTTGAAAGTGTTGAAGTTTTGAACAATGTTGGAATTAATTCTCAAGAAGCTTCTGCCTTAATTGTCGTTACGCAGCATTATGACACTTTACAATCTATTGGATCTGATTCAAACTCAAACTTAATTCTTCTTCCAAATTCTCCACAAGCTGGAAGTGATATGTTAAACAATATGGTGGCATCATTCTCAGCTTCAAATCAAGTTGGAGAAATGATGAAGAAAAACAATAAAAAAGTGGAAAAACCAAAACAAGCACCAAGACAATCTGGTTATGAAGATGACATTCAACCAGATGTTCAATAATAATTACAAATAAAAAAGAGGCTTAACTGCCTCTTTTTTTATTCATAAACCAATTG
This portion of the Flavobacterium panacagri genome encodes:
- a CDS encoding SPFH domain-containing protein, encoding MGTAFIILLVFAFFILMSSFFTVKQQTSIVIERFGKFLSVRNSGLQLKIPIVDRIAGRVNLKIQQLDVIIETKTRDNVFIKMKVSVQFKVIQEKVYEAFYKLEYPHDQITSYVFDVVRAEVPKLKLDDVFERKDDIAVAVKRELNEAMSTYGYDIINTLVTDIDPDIQVKNAMNRINAADREKTAAEFEAESSRIRIVAKAKAEAESKRLQGQGIADQRREIARGLVESVEVLNNVGINSQEASALIVVTQHYDTLQSIGSDSNSNLILLPNSPQAGSDMLNNMVASFSASNQVGEMMKKNNKKVEKPKQAPRQSGYEDDIQPDVQ